TCTCCCGCCGAAGCCCACTCAATAGTGCGAGTAAAGGCTTCATGTCCATGAATTTGACTCCAGAGAATGGCAAAAGACAATACCATTGTTGCTCCAAGGATGGAGACAATAAAGACGGCAACTATCTGACGCAGATTGTTAGTTGCCTTGTTTAGGGAAATTAAACCAATCCCTACCAACATCGCCCCCAATAGAGGCAGTACGGGAATTAGCCAGGCATATTGATAAAGCGGTTCCATGTTTAGATCTAAGTGTAAATTGCTTAACTACTTTGATGAGTAACGCTAATTATTGTTACACACACGATTCTTTTAGGATATGTTTATAGATTACTTATTACTGCTTACTAAGTACATACAAGTCCCTTCTAATTACTTAATGAGCATTGGAATATTGCTAATAATATCTATAATTTATTTATCCATCCTACGGGCGATCGCCGATCTGCGTGCTTTAACATACAAATTTGTAGCAACTTGCCACTCTCCATGTTCTGCAATCAATTGGTCAACAGCTTTTTTGTATTCAGCCTGTAATAATTCTTTTTGTTCTGCGGATAAATTTGATAAAGGATTACCTTTGGGGTAAAATTCTTGCTCAATCCTTACAGAATCGTAATTTTTGTCAAGCTTATATTTGTTGTATTGGTGACTTTCAATCTCAATATTTTGAAAACCAGACTGTTGTAATAATAAACGGCATTTTTCAGAAGTCCACAGAGGTAGAATTAAATGAGGTAAATTGATGCCAAATAAATCTTGACAGACTTTAACTTTAATTTCTGCCAAGTAAGATGTTCGATCGGGAGTGTTAAAAGCAAGGCATCCTCTAGGCTTGAGCCAGTTATAGCACTTATTAACAATTGCCGAAATATCGTTAAAATAAACAATTGCCGAAGAGCAGAAAATAGTGTCAAACTGTTCTGCTTGAAAATTAATTGACTCTACATCCGCTTCAATTAATTCCAAATTGTATATTCTCTCGGCTGCAATTTTCTTTTTAGCTTGAGCTAACATACCTGATGATATATCAACACCAATCACAGAGCCTTGAGCTACTTTATTAGCAGCAGGAATTGCAACCAAACCTGTCCCCGTAGCAAGATCGAGAATAGTCTGTCCAGATTTGGGAGGCATATATGCTAATAAACGCTCTGCTTCTTTTGAATGAATATCTCCTTCATCATCGTATGTGGTTCGCTGATTAAAAGAATCAATTACCTTTTGCTTATAATCTTCTGCCATTACTTTTCTGGTTGCCAGTTGCTACGATATGAAAATTTCTTAACCCTAGCATGAGCAATTAATCTTCATACCAACTCGAACGCCATGCAGCTTGGGCTTCTGCGACATCAGATTCTTGCTTAATTATTTGATACTGGCTATTTAGTTTACTAATTTCGCCCATTAAATTACGCAGTTTTCCTCTTTGAGCATTGAGTAAAGGATCGCCAAACTCAAGTTCAGCTATACGCAAACGTAATAGGCTTACCTGAGCTATATTCTTAGGAGATTTAGACTTATTCTTGTCTTGCTCACTTTCAATTGCCAAGTGAATAATATTAGGAGAATTTTTTTGTTTGTTGCTGCCTCTTCCTCCATTGTTACTATCTGCCTGAATTGCCACATCAATAATTTTGCTGGGTATGCGATCGGGTATAATTCCTGAATCCTGCAAACATCGATTAGCTTTTTGAGAAGTGTAG
This DNA window, taken from Pleurocapsa sp. FMAR1, encodes the following:
- a CDS encoding class I SAM-dependent methyltransferase encodes the protein MAEDYKQKVIDSFNQRTTYDDEGDIHSKEAERLLAYMPPKSGQTILDLATGTGLVAIPAANKVAQGSVIGVDISSGMLAQAKKKIAAERIYNLELIEADVESINFQAEQFDTIFCSSAIVYFNDISAIVNKCYNWLKPRGCLAFNTPDRTSYLAEIKVKVCQDLFGINLPHLILPLWTSEKCRLLLQQSGFQNIEIESHQYNKYKLDKNYDSVRIEQEFYPKGNPLSNLSAEQKELLQAEYKKAVDQLIAEHGEWQVATNLYVKARRSAIARRMDK